A window of the Mucilaginibacter sp. cycad4 genome harbors these coding sequences:
- a CDS encoding FecR domain-containing protein has translation MSYTGMPIDDDLLVKYLVGEATPAEVEAIQNWIAASPENRQEYDNFKLIWDESRQIASTKTLDEDAAYLRLQKRIGNTVTTPTQPAQLRKMKTSWWVGIAASLLLVCTVAWLTLSHYYDNKAIAFVKIDSKTKTRAQTLPDGSVVTLNSHSTLIYPKKFTGKIRPVTMLGEAFFKVTPDKTKPFIIRVNGVTVRVVGTSFNVKSRNGKTQVIVETGIVNVSEQTKNVNLNPGEKVLVTKKDGLLAKESIKGRLYNYYATHELVCDETPLYELVSSLNEIYGAHIVIGNKAIANLPITTVFKDQSLDQVLLVISETFKIKVERGKKGIVLK, from the coding sequence ATGAGCTATACCGGTATGCCTATAGATGATGATTTGCTGGTGAAATACCTGGTTGGCGAAGCCACGCCCGCCGAGGTGGAGGCTATACAGAACTGGATAGCAGCCTCGCCCGAAAACAGGCAGGAGTATGATAATTTTAAACTGATCTGGGATGAGAGCCGGCAAATAGCTTCCACCAAAACGCTGGATGAGGATGCTGCTTATCTCCGCCTGCAAAAACGGATCGGCAATACAGTCACAACGCCAACTCAACCGGCACAGCTTCGCAAAATGAAAACCAGCTGGTGGGTGGGCATAGCGGCTTCACTGCTGTTGGTTTGCACTGTGGCCTGGCTAACCCTAAGTCATTATTATGATAACAAGGCTATTGCTTTTGTTAAGATAGACAGCAAGACCAAAACCCGCGCGCAAACCCTGCCCGATGGATCTGTTGTTACGCTGAACAGCCACAGTACGCTTATTTACCCCAAAAAGTTTACGGGCAAAATCCGCCCGGTAACTATGCTGGGCGAAGCGTTTTTTAAAGTTACGCCTGATAAAACAAAACCTTTTATAATTAGGGTGAACGGTGTAACGGTTAGGGTAGTTGGCACGTCATTCAATGTAAAGAGCCGCAATGGCAAAACGCAGGTTATTGTTGAAACGGGCATTGTTAACGTAAGTGAGCAAACCAAAAACGTAAACCTCAATCCGGGCGAAAAGGTGCTGGTAACTAAAAAGGATGGCCTGCTTGCCAAAGAGAGCATCAAGGGGCGTTTGTATAACTATTATGCAACCCATGAACTGGTTTGCGATGAAACCCCGCTGTACGAACTGGTAAGCTCGCTGAATGAAATTTACGGGGCGCATATTGTTATCGGCAATAAAGCCATTGCTAACCTGCCTATCACCACGGTGTTTAAAGACCAGTCGTTAGATCAGGTACTGCTGGTGATCTCCGAAACGTTCAAGATTAAAGTGGAACGCGGAAAAAAGGGGATTGTGTTGAAGTAA
- a CDS encoding neutral zinc metallopeptidase, producing the protein MQWFGRRESDNVNDERGGGGGRLAIGGGVLGIIAAAIYFFTGVDPSALLNQVATNQPRQEQTANNGPEDAGKHFVRVVLADTEDIWTKLFNDMGRTYEKPQLTIFNDYVKSACGNASSASGPFYCPGDSQVYIDLSFYDELKNRFGAAGDFAQAYVIAHEVGHHVQNLLGISQKMDEARSRLSERAYNKLSVKLELQADFYAGVWAHYEKSMKNVLDKGDIEEALNAANAIGDDRLQKQARGQVEPDSFTHGTSAQRMYWFKKGFDTGDINQGDTFGNGDLD; encoded by the coding sequence ATGCAATGGTTTGGCAGACGCGAAAGCGATAACGTTAATGATGAACGGGGCGGCGGCGGTGGCCGGTTAGCCATAGGCGGCGGTGTGCTTGGTATTATAGCGGCCGCTATTTATTTTTTTACAGGGGTTGATCCTTCAGCCCTGCTTAACCAGGTGGCAACCAATCAGCCACGGCAGGAGCAAACAGCCAATAATGGTCCCGAGGATGCGGGTAAGCATTTTGTACGTGTAGTTTTGGCAGATACCGAAGATATCTGGACGAAACTTTTTAACGATATGGGCCGCACTTATGAAAAGCCTCAGTTAACAATATTTAACGATTACGTAAAATCGGCCTGTGGCAATGCCAGCTCGGCAAGTGGCCCGTTTTATTGCCCTGGGGATTCGCAGGTGTATATCGATCTTTCCTTTTATGATGAGTTAAAGAACCGTTTTGGAGCGGCCGGTGATTTTGCGCAGGCTTATGTGATAGCGCATGAGGTTGGCCATCATGTACAAAATCTTTTAGGCATTTCGCAAAAAATGGACGAAGCCCGCTCACGATTGAGCGAACGCGCATACAACAAGCTCTCGGTAAAACTGGAGTTACAGGCCGATTTTTATGCCGGCGTTTGGGCGCATTATGAAAAAAGCATGAAAAATGTGCTTGACAAAGGCGACATCGAAGAAGCCCTCAACGCAGCCAACGCCATCGGTGACGATCGCCTGCAGAAGCAAGCCCGGGGCCAGGTTGAACCGGACAGCTTTACCCATGGTACCAGCGCCCAGCGTATGTACTGGTTTAAAAAAGGTTTCGACACCGGGGATATTAACCAGGGGGATACTTTTGGCAACGGGGATTTGGATTGA
- a CDS encoding DUF3427 domain-containing protein, with the protein MSTLELGLYEQLITKLISNKLQTVNNDTFFVKSTLLDKEEASRYLSVYLSETIKFALNEIKGDDKVLKQIELSNKIIQLLINALPDISLSGNLIEDEGKILNAVFSTLDNPHNKLEERVKLITPYTRLSQSELFTGNNVGVSLESEIKKEILSSDEICWLVSFIKYSGIRIFKDELEEFTSSGKKLKIITTSYMGATDVKAIEFLSKLPNTEIKVSYNSDHERLHAKAYLFLRQTGFNTGYIGSSNISRSALTNGLEWNLKVTSKEISHIIDKFKKTFETYWVDKDFESYIPGRDALKLETALKQQKSYDKQSITTFFDLKPFPYQEEILEKLNSERVVHNRFKNLLVAATGTGKTVISAFDYKRFKNSNSRARLLFVAHRKEILEQAQNTFQHVLKDPNFGELWVDGITPTNYEYIFASVQSLNNKIQDLTLLSDFYDFIIIDEVHHAPASSYRSIFEKFNPQILLGLTATPERGDGEEVLKDFCNEIAAEIRLPEALNRKLLSPFQYFALSDSVDLSRLSWKNGKYEINELTRLYTEDDRRVNEILANCEKYLTDINDVMAVGFCVSQDHARYMAEKFTLAGLKADYLTSETSNNRDELRARLKRKEINYLFVRDIFNEGVDIPEIDTVLFLRPTESLTIFLQQLGRGLRLANKKDCLTVLDFVGNSRPEYDFEHKFRALVGKTHTSIITEIEDEFPHLPLGCSIVLEKKAKEVILKNITAAIGFNRTQLINKISSFYLQIALPLTLKNFITIQNIDLSLIYKNKKFGWKRLCAVAGAISNFDEPNESVLTGAISRKLLQCNSISYLHFIKKLIDNNFIISSLNAEQQQMLLMFHYDVWQKAGPEAGFDSIEKSILQISNNPIMVAELREVIDLLISRVDFVEKPIALDFPFTLQVHSRYNRDQILVAMQLHSFDKASSNREGVALNKELNTEAFFVTLKKSDKEYSPTTLYDDYAINEYLFHWQSQNATSPESPKGLSYINHKDDDKKILLFVREQNDNEFGFTMSYVFLGEANFTKSSGSKPMNIEWQLNEPMPAYIWKESGKLAIG; encoded by the coding sequence ATGTCAACACTTGAATTAGGCTTGTATGAGCAACTTATCACGAAGCTCATATCAAATAAATTACAGACCGTTAATAACGATACCTTCTTCGTTAAGAGCACACTGCTCGACAAAGAAGAAGCGTCCAGATATCTTAGTGTTTATTTATCCGAAACTATAAAGTTTGCACTTAACGAAATTAAAGGCGATGACAAAGTTCTTAAGCAAATTGAATTGTCAAATAAGATAATTCAATTATTAATAAATGCTTTACCCGATATTAGCTTATCCGGCAATTTAATTGAAGACGAAGGCAAAATTCTGAACGCAGTATTTTCAACGTTAGACAACCCACATAACAAGTTAGAAGAAAGAGTTAAATTAATCACACCATATACTCGGCTAAGCCAGAGTGAGCTATTTACAGGTAACAATGTAGGCGTTTCGTTGGAAAGTGAAATCAAAAAGGAAATTCTTTCATCTGACGAAATTTGTTGGTTAGTATCTTTTATCAAATATTCGGGCATCAGAATATTTAAGGATGAACTGGAAGAATTTACCAGCAGTGGCAAGAAACTAAAGATTATAACCACATCGTATATGGGAGCTACTGATGTGAAAGCAATTGAGTTTTTATCCAAGTTGCCTAATACAGAAATAAAAGTATCCTATAACTCAGATCATGAGCGCTTACACGCCAAAGCGTATTTATTTTTAAGGCAAACCGGTTTCAATACCGGGTATATTGGTTCTTCAAACATTTCACGATCAGCACTTACAAACGGATTAGAGTGGAACTTAAAAGTAACTTCCAAAGAAATCAGTCATATCATTGATAAGTTCAAAAAAACATTTGAAACCTATTGGGTTGATAAAGATTTTGAATCGTATATACCAGGTAGAGATGCGCTCAAGCTTGAAACCGCCCTCAAACAACAAAAATCATACGATAAGCAATCCATTACAACCTTCTTTGATTTAAAACCATTTCCGTACCAGGAAGAAATATTAGAAAAGCTAAACTCTGAAAGAGTTGTGCACAATAGATTTAAAAACCTATTGGTGGCAGCAACAGGCACAGGCAAAACAGTGATTTCAGCTTTTGATTATAAACGATTCAAAAACTCAAATTCAAGGGCTCGGTTGCTTTTTGTAGCTCATAGAAAAGAAATTCTTGAACAAGCTCAAAATACATTTCAGCATGTTTTAAAAGACCCCAACTTCGGCGAATTATGGGTAGATGGCATTACGCCTACTAATTATGAATACATATTTGCATCTGTACAAAGTCTTAACAATAAAATTCAAGACTTAACCTTATTATCCGATTTTTATGATTTTATAATTATCGATGAGGTACACCATGCTCCCGCATCAAGCTACCGCTCCATATTTGAAAAATTCAACCCTCAAATCTTATTAGGTTTAACAGCAACTCCGGAACGTGGGGATGGAGAGGAGGTACTAAAAGATTTTTGCAATGAAATTGCTGCGGAAATAAGACTACCGGAAGCCTTGAATAGAAAGTTACTGTCCCCCTTTCAATATTTTGCACTTTCTGATAGTGTCGATTTATCAAGACTATCGTGGAAAAACGGTAAATATGAGATAAATGAACTTACAAGGCTTTACACTGAAGATGATAGGCGAGTAAATGAAATTTTAGCCAATTGCGAAAAATATCTAACAGATATTAACGATGTAATGGCTGTTGGCTTTTGTGTCAGTCAAGATCATGCTCGCTATATGGCTGAAAAGTTTACTTTAGCAGGATTAAAGGCTGACTATTTAACATCTGAGACATCCAACAATCGGGATGAATTGCGAGCTCGACTTAAACGGAAAGAAATTAATTACCTATTTGTTAGAGACATCTTTAATGAGGGGGTTGATATTCCGGAAATCGATACAGTATTATTTTTACGACCAACCGAAAGTCTTACTATTTTCCTTCAACAATTAGGTAGAGGTTTACGTCTTGCCAACAAAAAAGATTGCTTGACCGTTCTTGACTTTGTTGGAAACTCAAGGCCGGAGTACGATTTTGAGCACAAATTCAGAGCACTTGTTGGTAAAACACATACGTCAATTATTACTGAGATAGAAGATGAATTCCCTCATTTACCTTTAGGTTGCTCAATAGTACTCGAAAAGAAAGCAAAAGAAGTTATTCTAAAAAACATAACAGCTGCAATAGGATTTAATAGAACACAACTAATAAACAAAATCAGCAGCTTTTATTTGCAAATAGCCTTGCCGTTAACTTTAAAAAACTTTATTACGATTCAGAATATTGACCTTTCTTTAATTTATAAAAACAAAAAATTTGGATGGAAAAGGCTATGTGCAGTGGCCGGAGCTATTAGTAACTTTGACGAGCCTAATGAATCGGTTTTAACTGGAGCTATCAGCAGAAAACTATTGCAATGCAATTCTATAAGTTATTTGCATTTTATTAAAAAGTTAATTGATAATAATTTTATTATCAGCAGCTTGAATGCAGAGCAACAGCAAATGCTTTTAATGTTCCATTACGATGTTTGGCAAAAAGCAGGACCAGAAGCTGGCTTTGATTCTATCGAAAAAAGTATACTACAAATTAGCAATAATCCAATCATGGTTGCTGAACTTCGGGAGGTTATTGATCTTCTAATTAGTAGAGTCGATTTTGTGGAAAAACCTATAGCTTTAGATTTCCCATTTACTTTACAAGTACATAGTCGCTATAATCGCGACCAAATTTTAGTCGCTATGCAACTACATAGTTTTGACAAAGCATCATCTAATAGAGAAGGCGTTGCGTTAAATAAGGAATTAAATACAGAAGCATTTTTTGTAACACTAAAAAAGTCTGATAAGGAATATTCACCAACGACTCTTTATGATGATTACGCTATAAACGAATACCTTTTCCATTGGCAATCACAAAATGCAACATCTCCTGAATCGCCTAAAGGATTATCTTATATAAACCATAAAGATGATGATAAGAAAATCTTACTTTTCGTAAGGGAGCAAAACGACAATGAGTTTGGATTTACCATGTCGTACGTATTTTTAGGAGAAGCCAACTTTACAAAATCAAGTGGATCAAAACCTATGAACATCGAATGGCAATTAAACGAACCTATGCCGGCTTATATTTGGAAAGAGAGTGGCAAGCTTGCTATTGGATAA
- a CDS encoding ferritin-like domain-containing protein, translated as MATTKVKTPEQTNDVQESALNELFIDELKDIYWAEKHLSKALPKMAKAATSDELRSAIENHLAETERQIIRLEDAFASIGQKAVAVKCEAMAGLIKEGEEIVSETEKGSITRDAGIISAAQKIEHYEIASYGTLKTLAGVLGYDHAAELLDSTLQEEKTCDSLLTQIAEAGINQASKAEKA; from the coding sequence ATGGCAACTACTAAAGTAAAAACACCCGAACAAACTAATGATGTGCAGGAATCGGCCTTAAACGAATTATTTATTGATGAATTAAAAGACATTTACTGGGCCGAAAAACACCTTTCAAAAGCATTGCCTAAAATGGCTAAAGCAGCAACATCCGATGAATTGCGCTCGGCTATCGAAAACCACCTGGCCGAAACCGAACGCCAGATCATCCGCTTGGAAGATGCTTTCGCTTCAATCGGTCAAAAAGCTGTAGCTGTAAAATGCGAAGCCATGGCCGGCCTGATTAAAGAAGGTGAAGAAATTGTATCTGAAACCGAAAAGGGCAGCATTACCCGGGATGCCGGCATTATTTCGGCCGCTCAAAAAATTGAGCATTACGAAATTGCATCGTATGGTACATTGAAAACACTGGCCGGTGTGCTGGGCTATGACCATGCTGCCGAGCTGCTTGATTCAACCCTGCAGGAAGAAAAAACTTGCGACAGCCTGCTCACCCAAATTGCCGAAGCTGGTATCAACCAGGCATCAAAAGCAGAGAAAGCTTAA
- a CDS encoding SIMPL domain-containing protein, which yields MKKLFILAALLATTIGAFAQNVDLRRKIEVTGIAEQEVTPDIINVTISLQEYMDGKKHIAINDLEDQLEKAVKDAGIPSSDFTVNNVSAWNNTYQKKKAPDFLASKQYGLRVRDLNKFNQIMSKIDPKGIQATNIESYDYSKMADLKRDLKIKALLAARDKATYLLAALGEKLGGAINITESDNSSFPQPRMYAANVMTFKASADSNVGDSDISFKNIKLSFQIQAVFEIVK from the coding sequence ATGAAAAAGCTATTTATCCTTGCCGCACTATTAGCAACTACAATCGGCGCTTTTGCCCAGAATGTTGACCTTAGGCGTAAAATTGAAGTTACAGGCATTGCCGAGCAGGAGGTTACTCCTGATATTATAAACGTGACCATATCACTACAGGAATATATGGACGGCAAAAAGCACATTGCCATTAACGACCTGGAAGACCAACTGGAAAAGGCCGTTAAAGATGCCGGCATTCCATCGTCAGATTTTACGGTTAACAATGTATCGGCCTGGAATAACACTTATCAAAAGAAAAAAGCACCCGACTTTTTGGCCAGCAAACAATACGGCCTGCGCGTACGCGACCTGAACAAGTTTAACCAGATCATGTCGAAAATTGATCCTAAAGGTATTCAGGCTACCAATATTGAAAGTTACGACTATTCAAAAATGGCCGACCTGAAACGCGACCTCAAAATCAAAGCCCTGTTAGCCGCTCGCGATAAAGCAACCTACCTGTTAGCTGCCCTTGGCGAAAAACTGGGCGGCGCCATTAATATTACCGAAAGCGATAACAGCAGCTTTCCGCAGCCAAGGATGTATGCAGCCAATGTAATGACATTCAAAGCATCGGCTGATAGCAATGTTGGCGATTCGGATATCAGTTTCAAAAACATCAAGCTAAGCTTCCAGATCCAGGCGGTGTTTGAGATTGTGAAGTAA
- a CDS encoding carboxypeptidase-like regulatory domain-containing protein: protein MLYKLHRCLNYTITLLLLTALNAHADSILSKSISVHVTEMRLGTVLKTIEQKGNFYFSYNSNIVKTDSLVTINADNWTIKEVLDHMLRYRFEYRESKNFIILRYAPLQLTIVTDKAATEGDSYNISGTVTDEQTGRNLPNASVYSHEQLQSVLTDKDGRFDISLHNEGQPITLTISREFYKDTTVTFLADVNVRSTDTTLKKKRSLLGYILSDDYSGVENTSLGKLFLSTKQQIQAANLGGLIAQAPFQASAIPGVSTHGNFSGQVVNVVSLNAVGGYNAGVDGFEMGIIFNLDKGDVGAVQIAGIFNVVGGSVNGIQLGGLYNNVLGNVRGIQLALLHNSVKQNMNGLQLSALYNHTRGSVRGIQLGAIGNIAGKNSDALQLGGIGNIAQQKFGGLQVAGLFNYAKHLTGVQLALVNIADTSSGFSIGLLNIINSGYHKLAISTNETQNINLAFKNGNNNLYTIWQGGIRVDGNSKLYSFGLGFGREFGLGQHLAINTEIGSSYLYQGTWLKTNQLNKFNLDFTYKVSRKFSIFAGPSLNFLYSDQRTPVDGYAYTRDLHHSFIHDSRNWSSWVGWSFGVNLF, encoded by the coding sequence ATGTTGTATAAACTACATCGTTGCCTAAACTATACCATCACCCTGCTGCTCCTTACGGCCTTAAACGCTCATGCCGATTCTATCCTTTCCAAAAGCATCTCCGTCCATGTAACTGAAATGCGCTTAGGCACCGTACTTAAAACCATCGAACAAAAAGGCAACTTCTACTTTTCGTATAACAGCAACATCGTAAAAACCGACAGCCTGGTCACCATCAATGCCGATAACTGGACAATCAAAGAGGTCCTTGATCATATGCTCCGCTACCGCTTTGAGTACCGCGAATCGAAGAATTTTATTATCCTGAGATATGCGCCCCTCCAACTCACCATTGTTACTGACAAAGCCGCTACAGAAGGCGACAGCTACAACATCAGCGGCACCGTAACCGACGAGCAAACCGGCCGTAACCTACCCAATGCCAGTGTATACTCGCACGAGCAACTCCAATCTGTACTGACCGATAAAGACGGCCGCTTTGATATAAGCCTGCATAACGAAGGTCAGCCGATCACCTTAACCATAAGCAGGGAGTTTTATAAAGATACCACGGTTACTTTTTTAGCAGATGTTAACGTAAGGAGCACCGACACCACGCTGAAGAAAAAACGCAGCTTGCTGGGTTACATTCTTAGTGATGATTATTCGGGCGTAGAAAATACTTCGCTTGGCAAGCTGTTCCTTTCCACCAAACAGCAGATCCAGGCGGCCAATCTCGGCGGGTTGATAGCCCAGGCCCCCTTCCAGGCTTCGGCCATACCGGGCGTAAGCACCCACGGCAATTTCAGCGGACAGGTAGTGAACGTAGTTTCCCTCAACGCCGTAGGCGGTTACAATGCCGGGGTTGATGGCTTTGAAATGGGCATTATTTTCAATTTGGATAAAGGCGATGTTGGCGCGGTACAAATAGCTGGCATCTTCAATGTAGTTGGCGGTTCGGTAAACGGCATCCAGCTGGGAGGATTGTACAATAACGTATTAGGTAATGTGCGGGGCATTCAGCTGGCCCTGCTCCATAACAGCGTAAAACAAAACATGAATGGTTTACAGTTGTCAGCCTTATACAATCATACCCGCGGATCAGTCAGGGGCATTCAGTTAGGGGCGATAGGCAATATCGCAGGTAAAAATTCTGATGCTTTGCAACTGGGCGGGATCGGCAATATCGCACAGCAAAAATTTGGAGGCCTCCAGGTGGCAGGCTTATTTAACTATGCCAAACACCTTACCGGGGTGCAGCTGGCATTAGTTAACATCGCCGATACTTCATCAGGCTTCAGTATCGGGTTGCTGAACATTATTAACAGCGGTTACCATAAACTGGCTATCTCCACCAACGAAACGCAAAACATCAACCTTGCCTTTAAAAATGGCAACAATAACCTGTACACCATTTGGCAGGGCGGCATTCGGGTTGATGGCAACAGTAAATTATATTCTTTTGGCTTAGGCTTTGGGCGCGAGTTTGGTTTAGGGCAGCATCTGGCAATCAACACCGAAATTGGATCAAGCTACCTGTACCAGGGCACCTGGTTAAAAACCAATCAGCTTAATAAGTTCAACCTGGATTTTACTTATAAGGTAAGCCGCAAGTTTTCCATTTTCGCAGGGCCGTCGTTAAACTTTCTTTATTCAGACCAGCGTACACCTGTTGATGGCTACGCTTATACACGTGACCTGCATCATTCCTTTATCCATGATAGCCGTAACTGGAGCAGTTGGGTTGGATGGAGTTTTGGGGTTAATTTGTTTTAA
- a CDS encoding Ku protein: MRSIWKGSIGFGLVSIPVKLYSAVQTSSLDFDMLDSRDHARIRFQRVNENTHKEVPYDKIVKGYKLDEDYVIMDEQDFEDAAPEKSKVIEIESFVDIIDVNPMFYETSYYTEPDTKNNKAYALLIQALTQSKKAGLARFVLRSTESLCIVHPLKNVLVVTRIRFGQEIRGTEDLNLPDKIDVSKKELDMGLTLINQYAEDFDVSKFKDEYNDELLKIIEAKSKGKRAKVKKLKPRKTGSDDLYDQLMASLKTRKEA; encoded by the coding sequence ATGAGATCGATATGGAAAGGTTCGATAGGTTTTGGATTGGTGAGCATCCCTGTTAAATTGTATTCGGCAGTGCAAACCAGCTCGCTTGATTTTGATATGCTGGATAGCCGTGACCATGCACGCATCCGTTTCCAGCGGGTAAACGAAAATACCCATAAGGAAGTACCTTATGATAAAATTGTAAAAGGCTATAAGCTTGATGAAGATTACGTGATCATGGACGAACAGGATTTTGAGGATGCGGCCCCCGAAAAAAGCAAGGTAATTGAAATTGAAAGCTTTGTAGATATTATCGATGTAAACCCCATGTTTTACGAAACATCGTACTATACCGAGCCCGATACCAAAAACAATAAAGCCTATGCCTTGCTTATCCAGGCGCTTACACAATCAAAAAAAGCCGGGCTGGCCCGTTTCGTGTTACGAAGCACCGAAAGCCTTTGCATAGTTCATCCGCTTAAAAATGTGCTGGTGGTAACCCGCATTCGTTTTGGGCAAGAGATTCGGGGCACAGAGGATCTTAACCTACCCGATAAGATTGATGTAAGTAAAAAAGAATTGGATATGGGCCTCACCCTCATAAACCAGTACGCCGAAGATTTTGATGTATCTAAATTTAAAGATGAGTATAACGATGAGCTGCTTAAGATCATCGAGGCCAAATCAAAAGGGAAACGCGCCAAAGTTAAAAAACTTAAACCGCGTAAAACCGGCAGCGACGACTTATACGACCAATTGATGGCCAGTTTAAAAACCAGGAAAGAAGCTTAG
- a CDS encoding RNA polymerase sigma-70 factor: protein MNLTAKQAIFSANIYPLKVEYSDSTAIGLIKQGSQKAFERLFKDHFKSLHAYAYTFLKDDEMAEEVVQNVFCRIWEKRDQLKTDGSIKAYLYRSVHNESLNYLKHQKVRTSFGVYYADEMEQVGNDDSASKKLLAAELQKHIEKALSELPEQCRIIFQLSRFEQLKYQQIADQMGLSIKTIENQMGKALRVMRQKLAEFLPIILLLLINWFV from the coding sequence ATGAATTTAACGGCCAAACAAGCTATCTTTAGCGCTAACATCTACCCCCTGAAAGTGGAATATAGCGATAGCACGGCCATTGGTTTAATTAAACAGGGAAGCCAGAAGGCTTTTGAGCGGCTTTTTAAAGATCATTTTAAAAGTCTGCACGCCTATGCCTACACTTTTTTAAAGGATGATGAAATGGCCGAAGAGGTAGTACAAAATGTTTTTTGCCGCATTTGGGAAAAACGCGATCAGCTTAAAACCGACGGCAGCATTAAGGCCTACCTGTACCGATCTGTACATAACGAAAGTTTGAACTATTTAAAGCACCAGAAGGTGCGCACCAGTTTCGGCGTGTATTATGCCGACGAAATGGAGCAGGTTGGTAACGATGATTCGGCCTCAAAAAAACTGCTCGCCGCCGAGCTGCAAAAGCATATTGAAAAAGCCCTGAGCGAACTGCCAGAGCAGTGCCGCATCATTTTTCAGCTCAGCAGGTTTGAGCAGCTTAAATATCAGCAAATTGCCGATCAGATGGGCCTCTCGATCAAAACCATCGAAAACCAGATGGGCAAAGCGCTGCGGGTAATGCGCCAAAAACTGGCCGAGTTTTTACCCATAATTTTATTGTTATTAATTAATTGGTTTGTATGA
- a CDS encoding DUF6134 family protein encodes MIPALIIWLFKKYIRPALQNKTLPTLNISGPLRWAAMVLALLCLAVGALAQEQTVKYNVLHSGKVVGHMNLYQKRQGDELYLKMISEVKMRFIFSVKVEIQEESTFNNGKLMSSQVCRNVNGKEKCNRQTKAVATGYQTIAEGKCGKVEQKQIAANLMLLYCHEPNDQAQVYSDNFQQFLQVKQVSPHVYRIDLPDGNYNFYSYTNGVCSKVDIHHSLYTIQIQLA; translated from the coding sequence ATGATACCCGCTTTAATAATTTGGTTATTTAAAAAATATATCCGGCCTGCCCTCCAAAACAAAACTTTACCAACATTAAATATATCTGGTCCGCTAAGGTGGGCGGCTATGGTGCTGGCTTTGTTATGCCTCGCTGTGGGTGCCCTGGCGCAGGAGCAAACGGTTAAATACAACGTGCTGCACAGCGGCAAGGTGGTTGGCCACATGAACCTGTACCAAAAACGCCAGGGCGATGAACTGTACCTCAAAATGATCTCTGAGGTTAAAATGCGCTTCATTTTCAGCGTGAAGGTGGAGATTCAGGAGGAGAGCACTTTTAACAATGGCAAGCTCATGAGCTCGCAGGTATGCCGCAACGTTAATGGCAAGGAAAAGTGCAACCGCCAAACCAAAGCCGTAGCCACAGGCTACCAAACCATCGCCGAGGGCAAATGCGGCAAGGTGGAGCAAAAGCAAATTGCCGCCAACCTCATGCTGCTCTACTGCCACGAGCCTAACGACCAGGCACAGGTTTACTCGGATAACTTTCAGCAGTTTTTACAGGTTAAGCAGGTGAGCCCGCACGTGTACCGCATTGATCTGCCCGATGGTAATTACAATTTCTATAGCTATACCAACGGGGTGTGCAGCAAGGTTGATATCCACCATTCGCTGTACACTATCCAGATCCAGCTGGCCTGA